In one Epinephelus moara isolate mb chromosome 6, YSFRI_EMoa_1.0, whole genome shotgun sequence genomic region, the following are encoded:
- the LOC126391838 gene encoding uncharacterized protein LOC126391838 isoform X2 produces MGSARPCSSVFRDDLARMTSAFIYRCPGQRVLAVLVDPTNTSLGDRTPLHVLPAMSASPYPFRWGMHCALTPRPNGLARLHSQHQLEIPGKTQTPVTACLLTDTDIIYCEPLCGVSPISVAAAPGIQLYLLTFHCSVPPWP; encoded by the exons ATGGGGTCAGCCAGACCCTGCTCATCAGTGTTCAG AGATGACCTGGCACGGATGACTTCAGCTTTCATCTATCGGTGTCCAGGACAAAGAGTTTTAGCAGTGCTAGTTGACCCCACAAACACATCCCTTGGTGACCGTACTCCCCTGCATGTCCTCCCTGCTATGTCCGCCTCTCCGTATCCATTCAGATGGGGAATGCACTGTGC ACTGACTCCTCGACCAAACGGCCTTGCACGACTTCATTCCCAACACCAACTGGAAATAcctggaaaaacacaaacaccagtcacTGCTTGTCtcctcacagacacagacatcaTATATTGTGAG ccTCTTTGTGGGGTCAGTCCCATCTCTGTGGCAGCTGCTCCAGGTATCCAGCTCTACCTGCTGACATTCCACTGCTCTGTGCCGCCCTGGCCCTAA
- the LOC126391838 gene encoding uncharacterized protein LOC126391838 isoform X1 produces MWNNAYVCVLVWHIGDRVTRWRITCQQASAKGSLTSHLYHWMYFKQRGGKFYTEIKSLFFTTTVCCLVYQRCHLPCAPRSVSLCDRTRLVTAHPRGILTTGPDTASCSAGGRCHGDMGSARPCSSVFRDDLARMTSAFIYRCPGQRVLAVLVDPTNTSLGDRTPLHVLPAMSASPYPFRWGMHCALTPRPNGLARLHSQHQLEIPGKTQTPVTACLLTDTDIIYCEPLCGVSPISVAAAPGIQLYLLTFHCSVPPWP; encoded by the exons ATGTGGAATaatgcgtatgtgtgtgtattagtgtgGCATATAGGCGATAGAGTTACGAGATGGAGGATTACATGTCAGCAGGCATCTGCTAAGGGGTCACTCACCTCTCACCTTTACCATTGGATGTACTTTAAACAACGGGGGGGTAAATTTTACACAGAAATCAAGAGTCTGTTTTTTACAACCACTGTGTGTTGTCTTGTGTACCAGAGATGCCATCTGCCCTGTGCGCCGCGCTCTGTGTCACTATGTGACAGGACACGGCTTGTCACTGCGCACCCCCGGGGGATTCTGACAACTGGCCCAGACACTGCCTCTTGCTCTGCTGGAGGTCGTTGCCATGGAGACATGGGGTCAGCCAGACCCTGCTCATCAGTGTTCAG AGATGACCTGGCACGGATGACTTCAGCTTTCATCTATCGGTGTCCAGGACAAAGAGTTTTAGCAGTGCTAGTTGACCCCACAAACACATCCCTTGGTGACCGTACTCCCCTGCATGTCCTCCCTGCTATGTCCGCCTCTCCGTATCCATTCAGATGGGGAATGCACTGTGC ACTGACTCCTCGACCAAACGGCCTTGCACGACTTCATTCCCAACACCAACTGGAAATAcctggaaaaacacaaacaccagtcacTGCTTGTCtcctcacagacacagacatcaTATATTGTGAG ccTCTTTGTGGGGTCAGTCCCATCTCTGTGGCAGCTGCTCCAGGTATCCAGCTCTACCTGCTGACATTCCACTGCTCTGTGCCGCCCTGGCCCTAA